The Diaminobutyricimonas aerilata nucleotide sequence CGGTGCCCATGTACGACATCCACTTCCAGGCGTTCTCCTTGTTCTTGCTGCCCGCCCAGAGCTGGTTGCCGTTCGAGTTGCTCATCATCGACCGCGTCTCGCCATCGGGTCCCAACACCGTCGGCGCGATGCCGACCTTGGATCCGGGGAGCTTCGCGAACGTGGTGGCCGACCACGAGCCGCCCGAAGCCATGGCGATCGCGCCGGAGCCGAGCTGCTCGGTGTCTCCCACGGTGAACTGGCCGAACCCGGGCGCGATGCCCCGGTCGGTGAGACCGCGCAGGTACTCCATCGTCTTGACGAACTCGGGGTCGTCGTAGTTGAACTTGGTCGGCCACTTCTCGGGGTCGCCGATGCGCCAGCCGGTGGTCGACAGCATCGGGTTCCAGGTGGTCTGCCCGATGAAGTCGCCGGAACCGAGCGCGCCCACCCCGTATGTGGCGACCTTCGTCTTGTCGAAGCCGGGCTCGTCGGCGCGCACCCCGTTCTCGTCGACCGTCAGTCGCGCGGCGACCTTGTCGAAGGTGCCGCCGTCATCGGGGTTCCAGGTCATCGTCGCGATGTCCTCGGGGGTGAGGCCCGCCTCAGCCACCTTGTCGACGTTGTAGTAGAACGCGGTCGCCGCCCAGTCCAGCGGCAGTGCGTACTGCTCGCCGTCGGTGTACTGCCACGCCGACACACCGACGTTGTAGACGTCGAGGTCGAAGCCGGACTTCTCGATGTAGTCGGTGAGCGGCTCCAACTGGCCCTGCTTCGCGTACGCGTCGAAGAACTGCACGCTGTTCTGGAACGCGTCCGGCGCGTTGCCGGCGACGAAGCCGGCGGTGAGCTTCGTGAAGTAGTCGTCGACGGCGTACTGGGAGATCTCGACCTTGACGCCGGGGTTCTCCTTCTCGAAGCCGGGCAGGCACTCCTTGTACGAGACGGCCTGCTTCTCGTCCCAGGTCCACCAGTGCACGGTGCCGCCCGAAGAGCCTCCGCCGTCACCGCTCGCGCACGCGGCGAGCGGCAACGCGAGGGCGGTGGCGGCCAGCATCGGGATCAATGTCCTTTTCAGTGTTCTCTTCGTCATGGTTCCTCTTCGATCATGAATGTGATGGGGATGTGGCTCAGGGCCGGTCGAACACCCGGCGGAGCACGCGGAGCGCTCCGGCGAGGTCTTCGGATCCGCCTGCGTCGTGGCCGTTGTGCGGCCAGGTGACGATGTGGCGCTCCGCCGCCCACGCGTCGTGCACGGCGCGGACGGTCGAGGCGGGAGTGATGTCGTCGAGCTCGCCGATCGAGAACCAGGCGGGCGCGGTCGCGCGCCGGGCGAGGTTGACGGTGTCGAAATACGACAGGGTGCGTAGCACGGCGGTCTCGAGGTGCCGCGCGCGGGAGAGCAGGTCGGGGATCTCCCGGTACGGGTATCGGTCGGTGGCGGCGAGGGCGCGCGGGAAGTCGCTCAGCAACGGCGCCTGGGCGAGCACGGCCCGGATGTCCGTGCCGAGCACACCCGCAGCGATCGCGATCCCCGCGCCCTGGCTGTTCCCGACCGCAGCCACCCGCAGCGGGTCGACCGGGTCGAGGGAGCGCACGGCGTCGATGGCGCGCACCGCGTCGGTGAAGACCCGCCGGTAGTAGTACTCGTGCGGATCGAGCACCCCTCGCGCGAGGTATCCCGAGGGCGCGAATCCGTGCCCCGGGTCCTCCGTGCCGCCGTCACCTTGGCCGCGCGTGTCCATCACGAGGTGGGCGTACCCGGCGCTCGCGAAGAGCAGGTCGTCGATCGGCGCCCCGCGGCCTGCTCCGTAACCGGTGAAGTGCACGACGGCCGGACGCGGCTCGCGACGACCGCGCGGCACGCGCAGCCAGGCACGGATGGGGTGACCGCCGTACCCGGGGTAGGTCACGTCGAACACATCGACGGTCTCGAGGCCGCAGTCGACGGGCGCGAGCGTGACCGCCATGGGGACGGCTCGGGCCTCGGCGATCGTCGACTGCCAGAATTCATCGAAGTCGTGCGGCTCGGCGGTCATGCGGCCGCACCGGTCACGAGGGGCATGAGGTCGACGACGGTCTCGCCGGCCACGAGTGCCACCGTGATTTGCCGCCCCGCCCATGTGACGCCGGTCCGGTCGGGCGCGTCGTCGTGGAGTCGCCGCACGACGAGCCTGATCGGCACGCCTTCGGCCCAGGCGAGATCCACCTCGAGCGCGCCGGGCACGCGCGCGCCGCGCAGTTCGCCCTCCGGCCAGGTCGCGGGCAGGGCGGGCAGCAATCGCACGTCACCCTCGCGTGTGCCCAGGAGCATCTCGCGGATGCC carries:
- a CDS encoding acetylxylan esterase; its protein translation is MTAEPHDFDEFWQSTIAEARAVPMAVTLAPVDCGLETVDVFDVTYPGYGGHPIRAWLRVPRGRREPRPAVVHFTGYGAGRGAPIDDLLFASAGYAHLVMDTRGQGDGGTEDPGHGFAPSGYLARGVLDPHEYYYRRVFTDAVRAIDAVRSLDPVDPLRVAAVGNSQGAGIAIAAGVLGTDIRAVLAQAPLLSDFPRALAATDRYPYREIPDLLSRARHLETAVLRTLSYFDTVNLARRATAPAWFSIGELDDITPASTVRAVHDAWAAERHIVTWPHNGHDAGGSEDLAGALRVLRRVFDRP
- a CDS encoding ABC transporter substrate-binding protein, translating into MTKRTLKRTLIPMLAATALALPLAACASGDGGGSSGGTVHWWTWDEKQAVSYKECLPGFEKENPGVKVEISQYAVDDYFTKLTAGFVAGNAPDAFQNSVQFFDAYAKQGQLEPLTDYIEKSGFDLDVYNVGVSAWQYTDGEQYALPLDWAATAFYYNVDKVAEAGLTPEDIATMTWNPDDGGTFDKVAARLTVDENGVRADEPGFDKTKVATYGVGALGSGDFIGQTTWNPMLSTTGWRIGDPEKWPTKFNYDDPEFVKTMEYLRGLTDRGIAPGFGQFTVGDTEQLGSGAIAMASGGSWSATTFAKLPGSKVGIAPTVLGPDGETRSMMSNSNGNQLWAGSKNKENAWKWMSYMGTEECQTKAALQSGSFFPSIPGAMDALAADQLGQGVDLSVFVEAAKNEWVYPAPAYANGSEMGSTMQPLFEAYFSHERDADVFAEMAEQSKEILAG